ACAGTATTAATTCTTGGATTGAACTGAACTTCATCTAACACAGGCTTCAGATGTGCCCATACTGCCTGCTCGTCATGTCTTAAAGGGTCAGAGATTGTGGCATAAGCTTGTGACCCTTCTGCCGTATAAACCATGCATGTGTGGAGAGTGGCCTGTTTTCGACACCCCCATccacccccccccacccacaatgaTAGTGCTGGACCTCAACATTCAATTTACAAGCGTAGTTCTCAGAAAAGTCCATGTGGACTACAGCCTCATGGTCTTGGAGACTGTTCTTGAGGGCCCTGCATTGTTCCACCTGATGTATCCATGTGTACTGATGCTTGGCTAATCCATCAAGTTTTTTATTGAAACTCTTCATGAGATCCTCCCACGTCCCAGTCAGAGTTTTTTCACAAAATGTGAATAGGTTTTACCTTCAGTGCAGACCTTCTCCCTCTCCCATTGACTCCATGACACCTGGCGGGTTTTGTCTGGTAGGAGTAGCTCCATATCGTTATAGCAGCACTTCGCACACAGCCTAAACATACACGCCCTACTTTTCAAATCGCACACAATGTGCACGAGTGCTTCAGGAGTACTTCTACTGGCAACAAGGCCACTCTGGTATAGTTTCTCGAGTAGAAGGCTTACAATCTCATGGTCTAGGCAGGCACAGGTGTTTCGGTCAATAGCCTTTGGCTCAGTTACATAAAATGGACGGAGGCGGACAAACTGCCGGTATGACACTGCCCGTCCCTCTCCTGCCTCTGCATTGTAGTCTTTATGAAGCTCTTTTAAAGACTTTGTCAACACCCGACGCTGTTCTTTGAACCTATCCTTTGATACTGTGTCCTTTTTTCCAGCTAGGAGACGGCTGTTCTCATCTCTAGTGAGGAACTCCACCACACTCTGTCTTCTTGCTGGCCCCTTCCTGAAAACCTTTGTTGACATGTTTTTTCTTGCTTTTCTGTATTTTGCTGTCATCACCCTGTTGGCTTTCTTGCGAAATCTATCTGCTCTTCTCTCTTCTCTTACAACATCCTTTTTTAGCTGTTTTATCTCCTCCCTCAGTTTCTTTATACTTACCCCTGTTCGACTGCTGGAGGTTGTTTTCTTAAGGGGTTTATGAGGAGTTGAACAATGTGGCCCAGGTGATGAGTAGTGTTGAGACGGCCCAGGTGGTGAGGAGTGTTGAGATGGCCCAGGTGGTGAGGAGTGTTGAGACGGCCCAGGATGGTCATGGTTTTCGTCCACAAAAGAGTCCTCAGACACTGGTGTCAGATTCATCAATGCCTCCACCTGCGTCTTTTTCTCTCTGCATCGTCTCTGGTTGAGCCTCCACTGTTCCGTCCTCTTTGCATGTGCAGCTACTGTCAACTCTTTGACGGCACGATAATAATCACCCTGTCCAGCCTGTTTCCTCTGCCGTTGCCTGCGTGTACACGTACATTTATTGATACTTATTCATAAATgtacatacaaatacacaaacatacatttatatatatgtatatttatacacacacacacacacacacacacacacacacacacattaataatatatctatatatatgaaGCCACTTTCCAAAAACATCGTGATGCTGACTTCAACTCAGTTCTATAGATAAGATACTGCCTATACTGACAAAACTGGCACATCCTGACATTACTGACATCATATACTCTCACAGTTATACCTTTCCCTCCTCTTAGCTAGGTTCTCCTCTCTAGCTGCACGATCTGCCCTTTGCTTTGCACGGAAACGTGCACCCCTCTCCTTACTAGAAAGAGGCATCTGTAATAATGTGAAGAAATGCTTGAAACaggcaaaaatatattatatatgttaatattaattcatagTAGTTGTACAAACTATAtatgtgataaaaaaattaagaaatgactAAATAATTCAGTTAAATGCTCTGTGTCATATGGTATAACAACATGTCATACGGTAAAATCGTTTGTCCGTATGACATTTTTTGTTTGCCCTTATTACAGTTTCATGCTTTGTCATTTATAACAGGCAGTTGCTTGGCCACCTCCTTCCACCATTACACTTTACCTTGACTTTTAAACTTTATCTTTCACCtgcaaatcaatatttttttttaatttcaaatgtattaaaccCTTTTTTGACGTTTGACCATATGACACCCTAATCTGTGACACATGGTAACACACTTGGAAAAGGTGAAATTACCTGAAATTTGGGAGCAAAATCTTAAACTTACATTCAACTTGGCTGGTCTTCAGGGGTCCTCTGAGTGATGTCATCacatttagattagattagattcaactttattgtcactgcacatgtaggtacaaggcaacgaaatgcagttagcatctaaccagaagtgcaataagcagtaagtaaagaataaaggtctataatatgtacaataactatacaggtaagtattatggacataatttacagatattaaatactataagcacgatatacagataggtgtactatgaacatactatacagatgggctatgtaaaagtgtatgtacactataggcagaactatgaacataatttacagtattgcaatggacagtaaagtgcatagaaaatattacaatgtgcaaatggattatacagtgttcctggatgaacagacagtagtgcaagtaataacaagttactgtttttttgcttgttgtgaataaataaatcagtcacagtgttgaagagggggaggagtctatgtgtgtggtgtggggggtgttgaggggtgtcagagggcagagttcagcaaggagacagctttagggaaaaagctgttcctgaatcttgtggtccttgttcggaggcttctgaaacgcctcccggaggggaggaggttaaacagttcgtggtcagggtgagaggagtccttgagaatgctgcgagctcgacgtagacagcgtttcctctggatgtcctcaagagcaggaagtggtgtccctgtgatgcgctgggcagttttcaccaccctctgcagtgccttgcggtcagccactgagcagttcccataccagactgtgatgcaactggtcaggatgctctcgatcgcacaccggtaaaagttcaccaggatggctgaagacagctggttcttcttcagtgtcctgaggaagaaaaggcgctggtgagccttcttgaccaggctggaggtgtttgtggcccaggacagttcctccgagatggtggttcccaggagcttgaagctggagacacgttcaacagccagcccgttaatgtggatggggtcgtgcgtgcttcctttcttcttcctgaagtccacaatgagctccttggttttattggtgttaaggagcaggttattgtcagcgcaccatgtggccaggtgctgtacctcttccctgtaggcagtctcatcgttgtccctgatgaggccaatcaccgtggtgtcatctgcaaacttaatgatggagttggatccatgcacaggcttgcagtcgtgggtgtaaagggagtagaggaatgggctcagcacacagccctgtggtacgccagtattaagtgtgatggtggtggagtgggtgtgacctgaccgaacatgctgaggcctgttggtcagaaagtccataatccagttgcagagggaggtgttgatgtccaggtctccaagttttgtggtcagcttggagggaatgacggtgttaaatgctgaactgaagtcaacaaacaacatcctaacatacgtgttgttatggtccaggtgtgtgagtgcagagtgcagcactgtgcatactgcatcctctgtactcctatttctgcggtaggcaaattggtgtgggtccagtgtgggtgggaggcagtctttgaggtgtgctaggaccagtcgctcgaagcacttcataatgatgggtgtgagtgctacggggcgatagtcattcaggcacgttggggaggagtgtttcggtactggcacaatggatgtggacttaaaacatgttggcacagttgcttgggtgagggacaggttgaaaatgtctgtgaagacccctgcaagctgctctgcacatgccctaagcacacgtccaggaatgccatccgggccagcagccttacgtgcgttgatccggctcagtgcagtgtggacatctgtggaggtgagtttaaggggttggtggtctgctgagggtgagattttggtggccatctCCTTGCTGTcactgttgaagcgagcataaaagtcatttagctcgttaaggaaggagacgtccgtgactgttggtgtggagttgcttgacttgtagtcactgatgatctggatgccctgccacatgcgtcgggggtcagagttggaaaagtgttcctctaccttcagcttgtagcagtacttggcctttctgatgccccttttcaggttagccctggatttactgtaggcctgagcgtcgtctgacctgaaggcagcgttgcggtctttcagcagaagtcgaacctccttgttcatccatggcttctgattagggtatgttgttatctgtttttctgttgttacactgtcaatggtggagttgatgtgatccagtacagaggaggtgtagatatcaatgtccgtgtgagagccacaggcagcctgtgaagcaaacatactccagtcagtgtgttgaaacctgtcttgaagtaaagagtcagctccaattggccacactttgatggtcctcactgatggcttcacacggttgatgaggggtgaatacttaggggtgagaaacaaagaaaggtgatcagactgtccgaggtgggggagggggctcgcgatgtaagctccattgatgtttgtataaacatgatccaaagttttgtctcctctggtgtggcaggaaacatgctggtgaaatttggggagtactgtttttaatttgcagtgattaaaatcacccgcaacaataaaagcagcctctgggtgagcagtctgttgtttactaatggctgcatgaagttcgttcaaagcaagcttggcattagcatccggtgcaatatagactgcggttattatggtggaagtgaactcccgtggcagataaaaaggtctacatttaaccatgagaaactctaggttagctgagcagtgtctcccaacaatgacagtgttcgtacaccaagctttgttgacataaatgcacaatccaccacctcttgtcttgccggagtcatctgccgttctatctgcccggagcgtgtagcgtcctgctagctcaatagcattgttgggtacgtcgctgtgtagccacgtttccgtgaaaaccatgacattgcagtccataagtctcttactgtgggtgatgcggagtcgtaactcatccattttgttcaccagtgaccgcacattagcgaggaaaatgctgggtaaagagagccggagcggtgtttGCTTTAGCttggctcttagacctccgcgcttcccccgcctttgtttacgatctcgacgccgcctgcgagcacttccgctcggccgggtagagtgcgaagcctcggttgttctagcgatctcagggattagtcgaagattggtgataaaactgctggtaaagtcctcaccgatatccaaaagctcctgtcgggtgtatgatgttaaagcaaagctgttcagtacgaacagacccgagatgagcaggaataatactgcaaaattgcaaaaactggagagacgctgagcctcgcgatgtgttcgcgccgccatcttggtcatTTGTCACATGACTTAAGTCATTAATATTCAGTTCCAAAATGGCTTCCAAACTTTGTTTTACCGTATGACATAGGGAAAATGTGTCTTTGTTAAAGGTCTATCTTACTGATACTTTAATATGCTTATCTTAAGACTTGAAAAAATATGCCAAATGAAaagttttatcatttttaaatattttaaatcattttaaatgcaatcgTCTTAAATAACTTGAAGTGAATTCCGTTTGACCGTATGACATTTGACCACATTAATAGTCTAAAAGTTACCTATTTTTGAATTTTTCACACAATTATGAACAGTGAGGAGGACAAATGATGTGAgattaaagcatatatataattttaaacctattttatataaatatataatatttacacgtcactgacccatatatataatattatacacacacaaatattaggaAACAGTAATAACAAAAAGAacacatatttatattcattttatgttgcgtaaatggtgaacaacaaatgacaaaaacaattatttatattaaatatatgctgtgtgtgtgtgtgtgtgtgtgtgtgtgtgtgtgtgtgtgtgtgtgtgtgtgtgtgtgcgtgtgtgtgtttgtgtgcgtgtgtgcgtgtgtgtgtgtgtgtgtatcagtcactGTCTCCATCCTCAGGAGGTGCCCGAAGTTCTTCTTCCGCTgcctgaaaaaattaaacattatatttaccAATCACTTCAACgactttttaattacttttaactcCACTTTGTTTATAAGTACCGGTactaagtaaataaatcaaaaaagttgttttattctatagagaatagagagagagagagagagagagagctctcatTGAATAAAACAACTTACAGGTGTCGCGACCAACTTGGCACGGTGAGGTGCATGTTTGAGGGTTTCCCCTATACATGTATCAATTTCCTTTTCTGTGTGTTTCGGAAATTGTTTGGCAAAAGCACCtagaagagagaaaaaaggtaacaaaataaatgtgaaagtcTCAGGGCTCCAAACTATGCTGAAAAGTTTTTACAAGAACAATAGTCACAGCTCCACCGAACAAAAAATAAGAACTGATCAACTGATTCAGCACCATCGCCTCGGACAGCACCGGGGAACGGCACCATGTGGAAATAATATTGCTGATGATGCAATTGCCCTGCTCCCTCCAAAATggatacaaatgcatattcaacaaGCAggttaaaataatctaaataaatatatgacgATTATCACTATtgacataaaatgtgaaaataaattaaaagtgttaGCCTACGCCATATTACAGTAAGTTAGCCTATACATGACTTGCAAAATTGAGCATTATAAACAATCAGACACGAATCTGATGAACTCATGATGCAATGACCAATCATATGAGTTTAGATAagagtgaagaaaaaaaactgctggTTCGCGGGAGTTTTTTCCGCGTTCACGCCAGTGCCGCTCACCTCAGACAGAGATAGACACAATCTGGATTTCACCGAATTCACTCGAGGAAAACTGTAAATGTAAGTgagatattaatttataattctattgtttttttcatgctACTAAAATAACGACTTGATTTTGTAATCGGAAAAACGAATTAACTAATTCATAAATGGTTCTTGTGATAGTCtacaataatttgtatttattgtaatattgcaagtttttttttaattaaatataagcaTGGGCCTATATGGTGTAGCTTACAtttagagtcctgcacgggttcgggtACCTGTAGGTTTTTGCTCAAACGGATGAAAAATAACCACCCGTGCCGGATACGGGTGCAGGTCGGGGCGGACACGGGGGAAACACGGGTTTAAAACAATCACATGCAAACGTAATGCATATTTTTAGGAACACATCTACAAAAATATGCCTGTATTTCAAgttgataaaataatttttaataaaataatttaaaatctatatCAGTTGATTTGTGTCCACGCCCCACGCCCTCCCAGGAATCTATGACGTTACCTATACTTCCACCTTTAAAAATTCATCATAACCGCGCGCGCGATCTGCTTGCAGTAATCGAGATGGATGCTGAGGAGTTTAAGAAAAGAATAGCTAGTGGAGGAGTTTGTAAAGTTGTCGACAATACGTCATCAAAAATCAAGTCCAATATGTGGGAGAATTTTGGAGTTAACTGAAGAAAATATTGTGAACCGCTTATTTGCTGCTTGCATTTTCGTGTTCGGAAATGTGGAACTTCATTGCTGAGGAAGCACAGATAACTGGTTAAGTGAGGAAGCTCATTAAATAACTTCATATCTATTTTCTCAGAATATTTTGTCACCTATATCACAATGCATctgttattttcttatttttaaaattctcatatttacatttacatttatttgtttagtttattttaataaagttttgaCATCCAAAAGTACACTTTATTAGCAATATGAATAAGTgaataagtaaaactaaaaccatatgaaacatttatgattattagtgatgaaaacagttgtgcttcttcaCATTTTCAGGGTTATTTgatgaattaaagaaaaaaaagcagcatttatttgaaatgtaaatcttaACTCTCTTTTCTGTTCAATTTAATGTTACAAATGTTAGTATTGCAATGGCACATGGAGCAGGGTTAATTGCTGACACGCAAGCAAATGCGACAATTTTATTTACAACTGTTACTTCAAATGATTCAGATGATATTAGATACAATGCCTGAATTGTGAATTGCCTACCCGGTTGTGCATTAAACTGTaatttctataattattattattattataattttattttgtttgtgtgttttgtatttatgtattcataGTTTGTTCTGATTTTGTTATGAAGGCTATAAAGAAAACcaatacaaatttattttcatgaacTATTAAACATGGACCTTTATTTTCACCAAAAAGGcttatttctgctttttttctgcttatttataggctctattttttatttttatttttatttttcgtgCAAAGTTACAAAAACTGCCGTGCACACGTTTGCGTGAAATGGGGTCTCGCGCCCAACTGTGATGAATGCACCATCGCGCTCGTGCGGAGGTTGAGGGACACGCGCGCGCTCACTGCCAAGACTGTGAGAAGGCGCGTTAATTTTCAAATAACGTATAATTTACCATAATGATATTAATGgtattcatgatttattttaaagtagcTAATGTTAACATGAAAGACCCTAAAAAATTAGTGGGCTTATCTGAAAAGGATAAGCTACTTCTTTAGACCAAATGACGTCACGTAAACATAACGGTATTTAACGACAAATAACAGCGATGACAGTGCTGAAGAGTGgtataaagttaaagaaaaagacGGAAAAGCAGTTTGTCTGAGTAAATGTGGTACATTTATTACTGGAAAAGACAGTCTGTCAATTTTATGACAATTTATTCAATTTCTTGTGGAAACGGCCGTTTTACCATGAGGAAATTTCGCTCAAAAGCTACTGTCCTTATAattccatattattattattatttatatcatgTAACGTatattatatgtcattttgttttgtgtttttaatttaaatagaatggttaattaaaatatttacctCAGAGAAACTGACAGTTGGGATGTCCAGTTGGGATGTCCACTGAGTGGGTGAGGTCACAGACCCCAGCTTATATACCCGCTGCCAGATTTAGAATTTGTGACCTAGGTGTTatacgttttttattttatataaaaaaacatatgtatatttatataattgtatattgcgttataatactaataattacgTTAAATTATGTAAAggataatgtgaaaaaaataataataaagaaaatagccATTTCCGTCTCTATGTAAGGTTAGAATCCTGCGTCCATAGCAACGCTTTGTTTTTCATGGCAACGGTGTGTTatacacatgatatgtaaaaatacaCTCTATGCACGAACTCTGCTTACGTATTTCCGGTAGAATCTCAGACCGGGTCTTTACTTCCGTTTAGCGCATTCTACAACGAAGTGTACTACCGGCAAAACTCATTCataatttttcattcataaaacGGCGATTTATAAtttaagtattatattatattatattaatattatattatattatagtatcaTATAGTTAAGCATTACTAATGGCTTTCAGAAAGTTTAAATATCAACGTCGTGAGGACAGTAGTTCGACTGACCATTGTTGTGTCCCGTTATGTGTGGCCTCCTCAAAGTTCAACTCTGTACTAAGTTTCCACACTTTTCCTGTGGACGAAGAAATACGCAGAAAGTGGATTCACAGCATTCGACGTGAGCGATTTAACATCACTTCTCATACAAGGGTCTGCAGTCGTCACTTTATAAGTGAAGACTTGATCGAGCCATCGACCCCTAAAGGGCGCCGCTTGCTGAGGAAGGGAGCTGTACCAACCTTATTCCAGTGGAACGGCTACTCCGTTGCTGAACCAAGGCGCACCGGGGTATGGCAAAGAAGGGAGGATTACACTCCAGTGGATGAGGATCCTATGCCAATGGATGCCCGGCATCTGGAACATGATTATTGTTCAGTTCCAGAACCCGCGGCAGTTGATCATGCACTGGATCAAACTGAGGATCTCCGTAAAGAGGTGGACCGACTAAGGAGACAGGTGGAGGAGTTGTCGGTCAGTCAAAGGTTTTGTTTGGGGCGATTTGCTGCTTCCGACGATGATGTAAGGTTCTACACTAGGTACGATTTAAACcctatatatatgtgtttgtgtgtgtgtttaagtaattaattttagtttgtgATTTATATGATATAACTATATATGACGCATgacgtgtatgtatatatgtgtgtgtgtgtgtgtatacgtgtatatatgtgtgtgtctatatatatatatatatatatatatatatatatatatatatatatatatacatacatacatacatacatacttgtGTCACTATTTTACAGTCGttacgttacatgtacttaccatagtaaaaacagtaaattatgcaGTATTTAAgtactatagtaagtacatgttgttaattaatattactattaatattgtataattacactgtaacaatgacaccttaaaataaagtgtaaccatatatatatatatatgtgtgtgtgtgtgtgtgtgtgtgtgttttccttcaagtaattcattttagtttgtgattttatgatttatattcatgtaaaaaaaaaagtcctaaatCTCATTTAGGTTCGTGACTTACAGCCATTTAATGGCTTTCTGGAAACTCATTGAGCCTGCATCCCACAACATGATTCGTGTGTCAAGAGCAAGAGCAACTACTATAAGGAGTGAAGCTGGAACAACAGGCAGTGCATGGGTAAAGAAATAGAAGAACAAAACTTAACTTTACATTTTCAGTGGAAGCCAAcacattatatgtaaataaattgcaAATCTTGTTATTTTTACAGGGTCAGTCTCTGCAGCCCATTGATGAGTTCTTCCTCTTCATGGTCCACCTCTCTGTTGGCTTAAAACAGCAGGATCTGGCCCACAGATTCAACATCCATCAGTCCACTGTTAGCCGAATTATTACAACCTGGGCCAATTTTTTGTACACCATTCTTGGGTCTGTCCGCATCTGGATGTCTGAGGAGGAAGTCAAGGCTCATCTTCCCAATGAGTTCCAGGACTACCCAGACACACAAGTGGTGATCGACTGCACAGAGTTGCGTTGCCAAACTCCATCCTCTCTCCTGCTTCAAAGTGAAGTCTTCTCCACTTACAAGTCCCACTGCACCTTCAAGGGATTAATCGGCATGGCACCACATGGTGCAATCACCTTTGTTTCATCCCTGTATGCAGGTTCTGTCAGTGACAAAGAGCTTTTTAAGCAGTCTGGGATTGTGTCGCTGTTGAAACATGGAATGGCGATAATGGTCGACAAAGGTTTTCTTGTTGATGACTGTGTGCCATGCAAAGTTTACAGACCTGCTTACCTGTCGAAGCGGGAACAGATGTCAGCTGATGAAGTGAGGGAGACACAGTCCATTGCTCGGCTAAGGGTCCACGTTGAGCGTCTCATCCGCAGGGTGAAGCAACACAAGCTGTTCGACACAGTCATCCCTCTTTCCATCACAGGGAGTATCAACCAGCTGTACACTGTTGCTTGCCTCCTTGTTAATTACCAAAATGGCCCCTTAGTAAAAGCATGGGCAAAGGATTAAAGATGAGATAACATTGGTTGGGGATCGAATTTGGATTTATTCTTGTTCAAATAGtaacatgtaaatatatacaacTTTGATCATTTGCATTGCAgtaatgtaaacatgtaaatataaataacttttgtaCAGTGATGCCCGCAATGCAgtaatgtaaacatgtaaatataaat
The nucleotide sequence above comes from Carassius gibelio isolate Cgi1373 ecotype wild population from Czech Republic chromosome B3, carGib1.2-hapl.c, whole genome shotgun sequence. Encoded proteins:
- the LOC127953393 gene encoding uncharacterized protein LOC127953393, which encodes MAFRKFKYQRREDSSSTDHCCVPLCVASSKFNSVLSFHTFPVDEEIRRKWIHSIRRERFNITSHTRVCSRHFISEDLIEPSTPKGRRLLRKGAVPTLFQWNGYSVAEPRRTGVWQRREDYTPVDEDPMPMDARHLEHDYCSVPEPAAVDHALDQTEDLRKEVDRLRRQVEELSVSQRFCLGRFAASDDDVRFYTRFVTYSHLMAFWKLIEPASHNMIRVSRARATTIRSEAGTTGSAWGQSLQPIDEFFLFMVHLSVGLKQQDLAHRFNIHQSTVSRIITTWANFLYTILGSVRIWMSEEEVKAHLPNEFQDYPDTQVVIDCTELRCQTPSSLLLQSEVFSTYKSHCTFKGLIGMAPHGAITFVSSLYAGSVSDKELFKQSGIVSLLKHGMAIMVDKGFLVDDCVPCKVYRPAYLSKREQMSADEVRETQSIARLRVHVERLIRRVKQHKLFDTVIPLSITGSINQLYTVACLLVNYQNGPLVKAWAKD